Proteins encoded by one window of Pseudochaenichthys georgianus chromosome 9, fPseGeo1.2, whole genome shotgun sequence:
- the LOC117453114 gene encoding uncharacterized protein isoform X3: protein MPRGSTKKTCPFCLGILFCAQKICAHCLKEQPKKQRLEKKLKMFDEKRKDWVSGRKKNNNIGSIKDEAIILLEKLHAIGFKPVLLLCKKTKKKERKCEILTPRCTLTAFSQDYLEKIGTIYEFFCKVPGPTDPSFGSAALSPHNAEPEPAFLPTEGGWTQDSTGQGVKEDPDEERVTLNITPCDPSEPTNNWQEAGTTESQVLETSIVQVEVLKTPPVKQCTATEVRQEEPSQQDMEVEQATENVTHATTTEGPDCSYHTHLEAFPIRSVISERMRKGEAEMLVEWEPCPICGKEWANSWQLKTSLE, encoded by the exons ATGCCACGTGGGTctacaaaaaaaacatgtcCCTTCTGTCTGGGCATTTTATTTTGTGCTCAGAAGATCTGTGCACATTGCCTTAAGGAGCAGCCGAAAAAGCAGCGCCTTGAGAAGAAGCTCAAGATGTTTGATGAGAAGCGAAAGGATTGGGTGTCAGGGCGGAAGAAGAACAACAACATTGGGTCCATCAAAGATGAAGCCATTATCTTG CTTGAGAAACTCCATGCCATTGGCTTTAAACCAGTGCTGCTTCTTTGCAAGAAAACCAAGAAGAAGGAAAGAAAATGTGAAATACTAACCCCTCGCTGCACACTGACCGCCTTTTCCCAGGACTACCTTGAGAAGATCGGCACTATTTATGAGTTTTTTTGTAAAG ttccaggaccaacagatccatcttttggctcagcagccctgtccccccataatgctgaacctgaaccagcttttctcccaactgaaggag GTTGGACACAGGACTCCACTGGCCAGGGGGTTAAGGAAGATCCTGATGAAGAGAGAGTCACGCTGAACATCACACCCTGTGACCCGTCGGAACCAACAAACAActggcaggaggcagggaccacTGAGAGCCAGGTGCTGGAGACGAGCAtcgtgcaggtggaggtgctaAAGACCCCCCCCGTGAAGCAGTGCACCGCCACAGAGGTGCGGCAGGAGGAGCCGTCCCAGCAGGATATGGAGGTTGAGCAAGCTACAGAAAATGTGACACACGCTACCACCACGGAGGGGCCAG ATTGCTCCTACCACACTCACCTCGAAGCTTTCCCCATCAGGAGTGTAATAAGCGAAAGAATGAGAAAG GGAGAAGCAGAAATGTTGGTGGAGTGGGAGCCCTGTCCAATATG TGGCAAGGAGTGGGCTAATTCCTGGCAGTTGAAGACTTCTCTGGAATAA
- the LOC117453114 gene encoding uncharacterized protein isoform X2 has translation MFDEKRKDWVSGRKKNNNIGSIKDEAIILLEKLHAIGFKPVLLLCKKTKKKERKCEILTPRCTLTAFSQDYLEKIGTIYEFFCKVPGPTDPSFGSAALSPHNAEPEPAFLPTEGGWTQDSTGQGVKEDPDEERVTLNITPCDPSEPTNNWQEAGTTESQVLETSIVQVEVLKTPPVKQCTATEVRQEEPSQQDMEVEQATENVTHATTTEGPDCSYHTHLEAFPIRSVISERMRKGEAEMLVEWEPCPICGKEWANSWQLKTSLE, from the exons ATGTTTGATGAGAAGCGAAAGGATTGGGTGTCAGGGCGGAAGAAGAACAACAACATTGGGTCCATCAAAGATGAAGCCATTATCTTG CTTGAGAAACTCCATGCCATTGGCTTTAAACCAGTGCTGCTTCTTTGCAAGAAAACCAAGAAGAAGGAAAGAAAATGTGAAATACTAACCCCTCGCTGCACACTGACCGCCTTTTCCCAGGACTACCTTGAGAAGATCGGCACTATTTATGAGTTTTTTTGTAAAG ttccaggaccaacagatccatcttttggctcagcagccctgtccccccataatgctgaacctgaaccagcttttctcccaactgaaggag GTTGGACACAGGACTCCACTGGCCAGGGGGTTAAGGAAGATCCTGATGAAGAGAGAGTCACGCTGAACATCACACCCTGTGACCCGTCGGAACCAACAAACAActggcaggaggcagggaccacTGAGAGCCAGGTGCTGGAGACGAGCAtcgtgcaggtggaggtgctaAAGACCCCCCCCGTGAAGCAGTGCACCGCCACAGAGGTGCGGCAGGAGGAGCCGTCCCAGCAGGATATGGAGGTTGAGCAAGCTACAGAAAATGTGACACACGCTACCACCACGGAGGGGCCAG ATTGCTCCTACCACACTCACCTCGAAGCTTTCCCCATCAGGAGTGTAATAAGCGAAAGAATGAGAAAG GGAGAAGCAGAAATGTTGGTGGAGTGGGAGCCCTGTCCAATATG TGGCAAGGAGTGGGCTAATTCCTGGCAGTTGAAGACTTCTCTGGAATAA
- the LOC117453114 gene encoding uncharacterized protein isoform X1 — MPRGSTKKTCPFCLGILFCAQKICAHCLKEQPKKQRLEKKLKMFDEKRKDWVSGRKKNNNIGSIKDEAIILLEKLHAIGFKPVLLLCKKTKKKERKCEILTPRCTLTAFSQDYLEKIGTIYEFFCKGWTQDSTGQGVKEDPDEERVTLNITPCDPSEPTNNWQEAGTTESQVLETSIVQVEVLKTPPVKQCTATEVRQEEPSQQDMEVEQATENVTHATTTEGPDCSYHTHLEAFPIRSVISERMRKGEAEMLVEWEPCPICGKEWANSWQLKTSLE; from the exons ATGCCACGTGGGTctacaaaaaaaacatgtcCCTTCTGTCTGGGCATTTTATTTTGTGCTCAGAAGATCTGTGCACATTGCCTTAAGGAGCAGCCGAAAAAGCAGCGCCTTGAGAAGAAGCTCAAGATGTTTGATGAGAAGCGAAAGGATTGGGTGTCAGGGCGGAAGAAGAACAACAACATTGGGTCCATCAAAGATGAAGCCATTATCTTG CTTGAGAAACTCCATGCCATTGGCTTTAAACCAGTGCTGCTTCTTTGCAAGAAAACCAAGAAGAAGGAAAGAAAATGTGAAATACTAACCCCTCGCTGCACACTGACCGCCTTTTCCCAGGACTACCTTGAGAAGATCGGCACTATTTATGAGTTTTTTTGTAAAG GTTGGACACAGGACTCCACTGGCCAGGGGGTTAAGGAAGATCCTGATGAAGAGAGAGTCACGCTGAACATCACACCCTGTGACCCGTCGGAACCAACAAACAActggcaggaggcagggaccacTGAGAGCCAGGTGCTGGAGACGAGCAtcgtgcaggtggaggtgctaAAGACCCCCCCCGTGAAGCAGTGCACCGCCACAGAGGTGCGGCAGGAGGAGCCGTCCCAGCAGGATATGGAGGTTGAGCAAGCTACAGAAAATGTGACACACGCTACCACCACGGAGGGGCCAG ATTGCTCCTACCACACTCACCTCGAAGCTTTCCCCATCAGGAGTGTAATAAGCGAAAGAATGAGAAAG GGAGAAGCAGAAATGTTGGTGGAGTGGGAGCCCTGTCCAATATG TGGCAAGGAGTGGGCTAATTCCTGGCAGTTGAAGACTTCTCTGGAATAA